Proteins encoded together in one Larus michahellis chromosome 4, bLarMic1.1, whole genome shotgun sequence window:
- the WFDC1 gene encoding WAP four-disulfide core domain protein 1 isoform X2, which produces MRFCKKIFTAALCVLVLLPDSGCARNLWKRALHLKMTEKYDDYEYPLHSHSSHYQKNDRCPPPPQTLPDRACEVPSCRSDSECERHKRCCYNGCIYACLESVQPPPVLDWLVQPKPRWLGGNGWLLDGPEEVLQAEACSTTEDGDEPLHCPTGYECHIINPGNTAEGIPNRGQCIKLRGNPDGRNLRHKYYKEYFGSNSNNVVGYVKNQQKHLG; this is translated from the exons ATGCGTTTCTGTAAAAAGATCTTCACTGCAGCCTTGTGCGTCTTAGTTTTGCTGCCAGATTCGGGCTGTGCAAGGAATCTCTGGAAGCGTGCTCTACATCTGAAAATGACGGAGAAATATGAT gATTATGAGTACCCTCTTCATTCTCACAGTTCCCACTACCAGAAGAACGaccgctgccccccaccgccccaGACTTTGCCCGACCGAGCCTGCGAGGTGCCCAGCTGCCGGTCAGATTCAGAGTGTGAAAGGCACAAGCGCTGCTGCTACAACGGCTGCATTTATGCCTGCCTGGAGTCCGTACAGCCACCGCCAG tTCTAGACTGGTTGGTTCAGCCCAAACCCCGCTGGCTGGGAGGAAATGGGTGGCTTTTGGATGGCCCAGAGGAAGTCTTACAAG CTGAGGCCTGCAGTACCACTGAGGACGGAGATGAGCCTCTGCATTGCCCCACAGGCTACGAATGCCATATCATCAACCCGGGTAACACGGCTGAAGGAATCCCTAACAGGGGCCAGTGCATCAAGCTGCGTGGAAATCCAG ATGGACGCAACCTGAGGCATAAGTATTACAAGGAATATTTTG GAAGCAATTCCAACAATGTGGTCGGCTACGTGAAAAACCAACAGAAGCATTTAGGCTAA
- the WFDC1 gene encoding WAP four-disulfide core domain protein 1 isoform X1 yields the protein MGLSEDARCWEQRKVDSRVLSEMRFCKKIFTAALCVLVLLPDSGCARNLWKRALHLKMTEKYDDYEYPLHSHSSHYQKNDRCPPPPQTLPDRACEVPSCRSDSECERHKRCCYNGCIYACLESVQPPPVLDWLVQPKPRWLGGNGWLLDGPEEVLQAEACSTTEDGDEPLHCPTGYECHIINPGNTAEGIPNRGQCIKLRGNPDGRNLRHKYYKEYFGSNSNNVVGYVKNQQKHLG from the exons ATGGGGCTGTCTGAGGATGCCAGATGTTGGGAACAAAG GAAAGTGGATTCCAGGGTGCTGTCAGAGATGCGTTTCTGTAAAAAGATCTTCACTGCAGCCTTGTGCGTCTTAGTTTTGCTGCCAGATTCGGGCTGTGCAAGGAATCTCTGGAAGCGTGCTCTACATCTGAAAATGACGGAGAAATATGAT gATTATGAGTACCCTCTTCATTCTCACAGTTCCCACTACCAGAAGAACGaccgctgccccccaccgccccaGACTTTGCCCGACCGAGCCTGCGAGGTGCCCAGCTGCCGGTCAGATTCAGAGTGTGAAAGGCACAAGCGCTGCTGCTACAACGGCTGCATTTATGCCTGCCTGGAGTCCGTACAGCCACCGCCAG tTCTAGACTGGTTGGTTCAGCCCAAACCCCGCTGGCTGGGAGGAAATGGGTGGCTTTTGGATGGCCCAGAGGAAGTCTTACAAG CTGAGGCCTGCAGTACCACTGAGGACGGAGATGAGCCTCTGCATTGCCCCACAGGCTACGAATGCCATATCATCAACCCGGGTAACACGGCTGAAGGAATCCCTAACAGGGGCCAGTGCATCAAGCTGCGTGGAAATCCAG ATGGACGCAACCTGAGGCATAAGTATTACAAGGAATATTTTG GAAGCAATTCCAACAATGTGGTCGGCTACGTGAAAAACCAACAGAAGCATTTAGGCTAA